Proteins encoded by one window of Elaeis guineensis isolate ETL-2024a chromosome 12, EG11, whole genome shotgun sequence:
- the LOC105036435 gene encoding receptor kinase-like protein Xa21, with product MGCLCNSKRASWWSSLMHATLLLLCHILIPSPQFPAITSSATSLVARNNSRSGSDHLALISFKSNIYNDPFGALSSWDNKSLHFCQWKGVTCGSRHPQRVIALDLPSLGLAGTISPSIANLTFLRRLSLQENELKGSIPQELGLVHRLRYLNLSLNSLEGQIPSSLGNCRQVITLDLHKNLLNGIPTSFTNLSSLESLRLGSNRITGGIPPWLGNLSSATILDLETNTLSGVIPSSLCRLPSLIVVAVALNQLSSTIPPCLYNLSSIKALSVGHNNLRGTIPSHIGSTLPHLRWLDMAFNQFTGRIPSSLSNASGLYYIQLQVNNLRGEIPCNLGKLQNLSALRLFGNQLAAREANDWSFLTALTNCSKLTSLLIGNNNLAGVLPNSISNLSTDIQVLIFSNNQISGSLPSNIGNLKNLMVLGMDSNLLTGNIPASLGNLNALHVLNMPHNNFLGRIPPSLGNISQLNWLDLHGNKLSGSIPTQLGNCKNLQFLSLSDNQLTGTIPIEILSLPSLSLGLYLSHNALHGLLPSEIGNLINVNNLDISENRLYGEIPDSIGKCVVLANLDMSGNVFEGIIPTSLGNLKGLQFLDLSSNNLSGHVPGYLQIFHSLQFLNLSFNSFEGEVPLDGVFANMSAFSLIGNPKICGGIPELHLPPCSSAQPNGTKHRAAISAVIITVASGVLGLILILFFILLYSTQKSRKRHPSMATLRTELIRVSYAEFVKATDGFSSANLIGIGSFGSVYKGVMEWDDEKMVAIKILNLQQQGASRSFIAECEALRSIRHRNLVKIITACSGVDFRGNDFKALVLEFMENGSLEQWLHPKLNERFSMRILNLEQRVSIAIDVASALDYLHHHSPVPIVHCDLKPSNILLDDDMTAHVSDFGLAKFLSESTNSFSISASLVAIKGSVGYIAPEYGLGSEISTRGDVYSYGILLLEMFTGKRPTDEIFNESLDLHQFVETAFPTKIMNIIDPQLIRKEEYEIVNDVRQSSKRYKILECLISVISVGLQCSNRSPKERMHTGDIVKKLTAAREIIGRV from the exons ATGGGTTGTCTCTGCAACTCAAAGAGGGCATCTTGGTGGTCCTCTCTCATGCATGCCACTCTTCTACTCTTATGTCATATTTTGATCCCATCTCCCCAATTTCCTGCCATCACCAGCAGTGCAACCTCCTTGGTGGCCAGGAATAACAGCAGAAGCGGGAGTGATCACTTGGCTCTCATttcattcaagtctaatatatatAATGATCCATTTGGGGCTCTGTCCTCCTGGGACAACAAGTCGCTTCATTTCTGCCAGTGGAAAGGTGTCACATGTGGCAGTCGGCACCCTCAGAGGGTCATTGCTCTGGACTTACCCTCTCTTGGCCTAGCTGGCACCATATCACCATCCATAGCCAACCTCACATTCCTCCGCAGACTCAGTCTCCAAGAAAACGAACTCAAAGGATCCATTCCACAAGAGCTTGGCCTTGTGCATCGGCTGCGATATCTCAATCTAAGCCTGAATTCACTGGAAGGACAAATTCCATCCAGTCTTGGAAACTGCAGACAGGTAATTACACTTGACCTACATAAGAACCTTCTCAACGGCATCCCAACATCTTTCACCAACCTCTCCTCTTTGGAATCCCTCCGCTTGGGCAGCAACAGGATTACAGGCGGCATCCCTCCTTGGTTAGGGAACCTGTCCTCTGCCACCATCCTTGATCTTGAAACGAACACCCTGTCAGGAGTCATTCCATCTTCCTTATGCCGTCTACCCTCTCTTATTGTCGTTGCTGTAGCACTAAACCAGTTATCAAGCACGATTCCACCCTGTCTATACAATCTCTCAAGTATCAAGGCTTTGAGTGTGGGACATAATAATCTCAGAGGGACTATCCCATCTCACATAGGCAGCACTCTTCCCCACCTCCGTTGGCTCGACATGGCCTTCAATCAGTTCACCGGACGTATCCCTTCTTCATTATCTAATGCTTCTGGGCTGTATTACATTCAGCTCCAAGTGAACAATCTCCGTGGAGAAATCCCATGCAACCTTGGAAAGTTACAGAACCTGTCAGCCTTGAGACTTTTTGGGAACCAACTAGCAGCCAGGGAGGCCAATGATTGGAGCTTCCTCACTGCGCTAACCAACTGCAGCAAATTGACATCACTACTAATCGGCAACAATAATCTCGCTGGTGTGTTACCCAATTCCATATCCAACCTCTCCACAGATATCCAGGTCCTTATTTTTTCCAATAACCAGATATCTGGAAGCCTTCCTTCAAATATAGGGAACCTGAAAAACCTGATGGTACTTGGCATGGATTCAAACCTTCTCACAGGTAATATTCCTGCCTCTCTTGGAAATCTTAATGCACTGCATGTACTGAATATGCCTCACAACAATTTTCTCGGCCGAATTCCACCTTCACTCGGAAACATTAGTCAATTGAATTGGCTGGATCTGCACGGAAACAAATTGAGTGGAAGCATTCCAACCCAGCTTGGAAACTGCAAGAACTtgcagtttctctctctctctgacaaTCAGCTTACAGGCACTATACCCATAGAGATTCTTAGCCTGCCTTCTCTATCCTTAGGCCTATACTTATCACACAATGCATTACATGGGCTCCTACCTTCCGAAATTGGCAACCTGATAAATGTCAATAACCTCGATATTTCTGAGAATAGATTGTATGGTGAAATCCCAGATAGCATTGGCAAATGCGTGGTCCTTGCAAACCTCGATATGAGTGGTAATGTTTTTGAAGGGATCATCCCGACATCATTGGGCAATCTAAAAGGCCTTCAATTTCTGGACCTCTCAAGCAACAACCTATCGGGGCATGTACCAGGATATCTCCAAATATTTCACTCGCTCCAATTTCTAAATCTCTCTTTCAACAGCTTTGAAGGTGAGGTTCCGTTAGACGGGGTCTTTGCAAATATGAGTGCATTTTCACTCATTGGGAATCCAAAGATCTGCGGTGGCATCCCTGAACTGCACCTACCACCCTGTTCCTCTGCCCAACCAAATGGAACAAAACACAGAGCTGCTATCTCGGCAGTGATCATCACAGTTGCCAGTGGAGTTCTAGGTTTGATTCTGATTCTCTTCTTCATTTTACTTTACTCGACACAAAAATCAAGAAAGAGACATCCATCCATGGCTACCTTGAGAACAGAACTTATTAGAGTCTCCTACGCCGAATTTGTCAAAGCAACTGATGGGTTTTCTTCAGCAAATCTGATTGGTATTGGGAGCTTTGGTTCCGTATATAAAGGGGTCATGGAATGGGATGATGAAAAGATGGTTGCTATAAAGATACTGAACCTTCAGCAGCAGGGGGCTTCAAGGAGTTTCATAGCTGAATGTGAGGCCTTGAGGAGCATCCGTCATCGGAACCTGGTCAAAATCATAACTGCATGCTCTGGTGTTGATTTTAGAGGTAATGATTTCAAAGCATTGGTTCTTGAATTTATGGAGAATGGAAGCCTGGAACAATGGTTGCATCCAAAACTGAATGAGCGATTCTCGATGAGGATTTTGAATTTAGAACAGAGAGTGAGCATAGCCATTGATGTGGCTTCTGCACTGGATTACCTTCATCATCATAGCCCAGTGCCAATCGTTCATTGTGATCTCAAGCCGAGCAACATTCTTCTGGACGATGACATGACTGCCCATGTAAGTGACTTCGGGCTGGCAAAGTTTCTCTCTGAATCTACTAACTCATTCTCCATATCTGCAAGCTTGGTGGCAATTAAAGGATCAGTTGGATATATTGCTCCAG AGTACGGTTTGGGAAGCGAAATATCAACTCGAGGAGATGTGTACAGCTATGGAATACTTCTCTTGGAGATGTTTACTGGAAAGAGACCcactgatgaaatctttaatgaaAGCCTAGATCTTCATCAATTTGTTGAGACGGCCTTTCCTACTAAAATTATGAACATCATAGATCCGCAATTGATACGAAAGGAAGAGTATGAAATTGTCAATGACGTACGACAAAGCTCTAAACGATACAAGATACTAGAGTGCTTAATTTCAGTGATTAGCGTTGGGCTACAATGTTCCAACAGATCACCCAAAGAACGAATGCATACAGGagatattgtaaaaaaattgacTGCAGCGAGAGAGATAATTGGCAGGGTCTGA